A genome region from Erigeron canadensis isolate Cc75 chromosome 3, C_canadensis_v1, whole genome shotgun sequence includes the following:
- the LOC122594263 gene encoding remorin 4.2-like, with translation MSNYLGGVTSARSVDDQNSNNINGEESFTRDIHALTPTSSIISPPPPIHHRLASSLSIATSDDFSTTNNSTLVVAGSTVDGGSNRVIEELDYEVIDDLGMMLHDPNNNSLSPPPLQYGRNNQTGVLVPAVSNVKKEEVEWKISAWKNAKIAEITNRFKCEDAIIKGWENEQVQKATLKMKQVERKLEEKKARAMEKMENEIAKAHQKAEEKRASEESKRGTKIARVLEVANLMKAVGRSPVKNFF, from the exons ATGTCTAACTATCTAGGAGGAGTTACAAGTGCTAGAAGTGTAGATGATCAAAATTCTAATAATATTAATGGTGAAGAAAGTTTCACTAGGGATATTCATGCCTTGACCCCGACGTCATCCATTATTTCCCCTCCGCCACCGATTCATCATCGTCTTGCCTCGTCTCTATCTATTGCTACAAGTGATGATTTTTCTACTACTAATAATAGTACGTTAGTGGTGGCGGGATCAACAGTTGATGGTGGAAGCAACCGTGTGATTGAGGAATTAGATTATGAAGTTATCGATGATCTTGGTATGATGTTGCATGATCCTAATAATAATTCGTTGTCTCCACCACCGTTACAATATGGTAGAAATAATCAGACAGGGGTGTTGGTGCCGGCGGTGAGTAatgtaaaaaaagaagaagttgaATGGAAGATAAGTGCATGGAAAAATGCTAAGATTGCGGAGATCACAAATAGGTTTAAGTGTGAAGATGCGATAATAAAAGGGTGGGAAAATGAGCAGGTTCAAAAGGCGACTTTGAAGATGAAGCAAGTCgaa AGGAAACTGGAGGAGAAGAAAGCGAGAGCGATGGAAAAGATGGAAAACGAGATAGCAAAAGCTCATCAAAAAGCCGAAGAAAAGAGAGCATCGGAGGAATCAAAGAGAGGAACGAAGATAGCGAGAGTTCTTGAAGTGGCTAACTTAATGAAAGCTGTTGGAAGATCTCCTGTTAAGAATTTCTTTTAA